A window of Rhododendron vialii isolate Sample 1 chromosome 11a, ASM3025357v1 contains these coding sequences:
- the LOC131307097 gene encoding magnesium transporter MRS2-3-like: MEDDDSSSKELTLEPPPPPPQASRRTTNVASKSWLVISVSGKSRIEEAGKHHIRRRTGIPGRDLRILDPALSYPSSVLGRERAIVVNLENIKAIVTASEMLLLNPRDPSLSPFVSDLEHKLCNLDHSNMRSNVTVYYLPSFFPFEENFG; the protein is encoded by the coding sequence ATGGAGGATGATGATTCAAGCTCAAAGGAGCTCACTCTggaacctcctcctcctcctcctcaggcGTCGAGGCGAACCACCAACGTCGCATCAAAGTCCTGGCTCGTGATTTCAGTGTCCGGGAAGTCACGGATCGAGGAGGCCGGGAAGCACCACATCAGGCGCAGGACGGGGATTCCGGGGCGTGACCTGAGGATTCTTGACCCGGCGCTCTCGTACCCGTCTTCCGTGCTTGGCAGGGAGCGCGCCATCGTGGTGAACTTGGAAAACATCAAAGCCATCGTCACTGCAAGTGAAATGTTGCTTCTCAATCCCAGGGATCCTAGTCTTTCTCCTTTCGTTAGCGATCTCGAGCACAAGCTTTGCAATCTTGATCATTCTAATATGCGTTCTAACGTAACTGTTTACTATCttccttccttttttccttttgaagaaaattttggaTAG
- the LOC131307098 gene encoding magnesium transporter MRS2-F-like, whose protein sequence is MITGTTTFDQLSYDNEGIEKSTEDSPTFSSKNGGTSKVLPFELRVLEICLKFVCKCLESEASTLEQEAYPALDELLVSVSTLNLQRVRTIKSRLVALYARVQKVRDELEHLLDDDMDMAEMYLTDKHNKQYAEEPEPKDDTEDDSDEDGGSSRSSSADLSGQKPKVEELEMLLEAYFAQLEGALSKLSTMREYVDDTEDYINIILDEKQNQLLQIGVVMSTATMLLNIGLVIGGILGMNISIPLFRDGVPMQFYMTTFGVCAGIIVSFAAAVLSIKKKGLLG, encoded by the exons ATGATAACCG GAACAACAACTTTTGACCAGTTATCATAT GATAATGAGGGGATTGAAAAGTCAACGGAGGATTCACCAACTTTCTCATCAAAAAATGGTGGTACTTCCAAGGTCCTACCTTTTGAGTTGAGAGTGCTTGAAATTTGCCTAAAATTTGTTTGCAAGTGTCTAGAATCCGAG GCTAGCACACTAGAGCAAGAAGCATATCCAGCTTTGGATGAATTATTAGTAAGTGTCAGCACGCTTAATCTCCAACGCGTTCGAACTATAAAGAGTCGTCTTGTTGCTCTGTATGCCCGCGTCCAGAAG GTGAGAGATGAACTTGAACATTTACtggatgatgatatggatatgGCGGAAATGTACCTTACCGATAAGCATAATAAGCAGTACGCTGAAGAACCGGAACCAAAAGATGATACCGAGGATGACAG CGATGAAGACGGAGGGAGCAGTAGAAGTAGCAGTGCAGACTTAAGTGGCCAGAAGCCAAAAGTTGAAGAGTTGGAGATGCTATTGGAAGCATACTTTGCCCAACTGGAAGGAGCCTTGAGCAAACTATCCACT ATGCGGGAATATGTCGACGATACGGAGGACTACATCAACATCATATTGGATGAGAAGCAGAACCAGCTGCTGCAAATTGGAGTTGTAATGAGCACAGCAACAATGCTTCTGAATATAGGCCTTGTGATTGGAGGTATACTTGGGATGAACATCAGCATACCGCTCTTCAGAGACGGTGTCCCTATGCAGTTCTATATGACCACTTTCGGGGTTTGCGCCGGCATTATTGTATCGTTCGCTGCGGCCGTCCTATCCATCAAGAAAAAAGGGTTGCTTGGATAA
- the LOC131308789 gene encoding pentatricopeptide repeat-containing protein At5g56310-like, with translation MKWTPPPPKTLLCTLVQPLMAKTNPPQILPYAPIFELLTGHKIPNSLNLGRQAHAHMLLRGLHPTAFVAAKIVAMYASSGDLNSAALTFAHITHPSSLLCNSIIRAYTVCGKFKKTIETYFRMHLIGLKADYFTYPFVLKSCADLSLVGFGRCVHGHGLRGGWGFDMYVGTSLIDFYVKCGELSDGRKVFDEMPVRDVSSWNVLIAGYMSDGMISYAEDLFGGMGERNVVSWTAMISGYTQNGFGGRALCLFNEMLEEGSEVKPNWLTVMSVLPACAQSADLEQGRRIHKFASGVGLDSNPSVKTALAAMYAKCGSLSDAHILFMSMPANKKGLVAWNTMITAYASHGYGMEAVSTFKDMIRAGVQPDEISFTGLFCGCSHSGLVDIGLKYFNCMTAVYSVEPKHENYASVVDLLSRAGRLLEAKQLISQMPMQAGPSIWGALLAGCRKHRNLEIAEIAARNLFVLEPENSGNYVLLSNMYADVGMWEEVDNLRALLKAQGLRKNLGSSWVEINGKMHLFLGGDTSHPDSNKIYLLEAFPEKIKAASY, from the coding sequence ATGAAATGGACACCACCCCCTCCAAAAACCCTACTCTGCACCCTTGTACAACCACTCATGGCCAAAACAAACCCACCTCAGATTTTACCCTACGCACCAATCTTCGAGCTCCTAACCGGCCACAAGATTCCCAACTCCCTCAACCTCGGCCGCCAAGCTCACGCCCACATGCTCCTCCGCGGCCTCCACCCCACCGCCTTCGTCGCCGCCAAAATTGTAGCAATGTACGCCAGCTCAGGTGATTTAAACTCCGCCGCACTTACATTTGCTCACATCACTCACCCATCATCTTTGTTATGCAATTCCATTATTCGGGCTTATACTGTTTGCGGAAAGTTCAAGAAAACAATCGAGACTTACTTCAGAATGCACTTGATTGGTTTGAAAGCTGATTACTTTACGTACCCATTTGTGTTGAAGTCGTGTGCGGACTTGTCGCTGGTAGGCTTTGGTAGATGCGTTCATGGGCACGGTTTGAGAGGAGGGTGGGGTTTTGATATGTATGTTGGGACTTCTTTGATCGATTTTTATGTGAAATGTGGCGAATTGAGTGATGGGAGGaaggtgtttgatgaaatgcctgTGAGAGATGTTTCGTCTTGGAATGTGTTGATTGCTGGTTACATGAGTGACGGAATGATATCTTACGCGGAAGATTTATTTGGAGGGATGGGAGAGAGGAATGTTGTGTCGTGGACCGCGATGATATCAGGGTACACTCAGAACGGGTTTGGGGGACGGGCTTTGTGTTTGTTTAATGAGATGTTGGAAGAGGGGTCGGAGGTGAAGCCCAATTGGTTGACAGTTATGAGTGTGCTCCCCGCGTGTGCCCAATCGGCTGATCTTGAGCAAGGTAGACGAATTCACAAGTTTGCTAGTGGGGTTGGTTTAGACTCGAATCCTTCTGTGAAAACGGCACTAGCTGCAATGTATGCTAAATGTGGGAGCCTCTCTGATGCCCATATCTTATTTATGAGCATGCCTGCAAACAAGAAGGGTTTGGTTGCTTGGAATACCATGATTACGGCGTATGCTTCCCATGGatatggaatggaagctgtgTCAACTTTTAAGGATATGATAAGAGCTGGGGTTCAACCTGATGAAATCTCATTTACTGGCTTGTTTTGCGGATGCAGCCATTCTGGTCTGGTTGATATTGGCTTAAAATATTTCAACTGCATGACTGCAGTGTATTCAGTAGAACCTAAGCATGAAAATTATGCTTCTGTTGTGGATCTTTTAAGCCGTGCTGGCCGATTATTGGAAGCAAAGCAGCTTATTTCTCAAATGCCGATGCAAGCAGGACCAAGTATCTGGGGTGCATTGTTAGCTGGTTGTAGAAAACACAGGAACTTGGAGATAGCAGAGATAGCAGCCAGAAATCTCTTTGTATTAGAACCGGAGAACAGCGGGAATTATGTTCTGCTCTCAAATATGTACGCAGATGTTGGAATGTGGGAAGAAGTAGACAATTTGAGAGCTCTATTGAAAGCTCAGGGTCTGAGGAAGAATCTAGGGAGCAGTTGGGTTGAGATCAATGGGAAAATGCACTTGTTTCTTGGAGGAGATACATCTCACCCGGACTCGAACAAAATTTACTTGTTGGAGGCATTTCCGGAGAAGATTAAGGCAGCCAGTTACTAA